One Pyrus communis chromosome 4, drPyrComm1.1, whole genome shotgun sequence genomic region harbors:
- the LOC137730607 gene encoding uncharacterized protein: MNHHHQVPSNHPEQDSSLPASSSGYRMISLPLLRRCISDPYNPPSATNPNDAFEHSLSASRCGSSLCNMTPSYSPDRLHFPKTPSHSPAAVLPPLPPPQTLRRSVSDLNPSPAKTSSRSSTSSQDIHFSTDIDTPNSKRLQRMKGRLREMSLWCQQLMREEDLMEEDEDHEEQAAAEEEEEEQVQTVDATDQDFHDNATATAENYRMTGGKNLQSL; this comes from the exons atgaaccaccaccaccagGTTCCATCCAACCACCCAGAACAAGACTCTTCTCTGCCTGCATCATCTTCTGGCTACCGCATGATCTCCCTCCCTCTTCTCCGCCGCTGCATCTCCGACCCCTACAACCCTCCGTCTGCGACCAACCCCAACGATGCATTTGAGCATTCTCTCTCTGCTTCTCGCTGTGGCAGTTCTTTGTGCAACATGACTCCGTCCTACTCTCCTGACCGACTCCACTTCCCCAAGACTCCGTCCCATTCCCCGGCAGCGGTCCTGCCTCCTCTTCCTCCACCCCAGACTCTCCGGCGCTCCGTCTCGGATCTCAACCCCTCTCCGGCCAAGACCTCCTCCcgctcctccacctcctcccaAGATATCCACTTCTCCACCGACATTGACACCCCCAATTCTAAG AGGCTGCAGAGGATGAAGGGCCGCTTGAGAGAGATGAGCCTGTGGTGCCAGCAACTGATGCGGGAAGAAGACTTaatggaagaagatgaagatcacGAGGAGCAAGCTgccgcagaagaagaagaagaagaacaagtgcAAACTGTTGATGCTACTGATCAAGATTTTCATGACAATGCTACTGCTACTGCTGAG AATTACAGGATGACGGGGGGAAAGAATTTGCAGAGTCTGTGA
- the LOC137731529 gene encoding haloacid dehalogenase-like hydrolase domain-containing protein At2g33255: MPLLLLPRTLLFLHPKLKIPKRPMATMGTTTAQPPRARLRGVVFDMDGTLTVPVIDFAAMYRAVLGEDEYVRIKAENPSGIDILHHIENWSPEKQRKAYDIIAEFERQGSDRLQIMPGAAELCGFLDSKNIRRGLITRNVNAAVDLFRDRFSLSFSPALSREFRPYKPDPSPLLHICSAWEVKPSEVMMVGDSLKDDVACGKRAGAVACLLDENGRYDSPEYANVEFKPDFKVTSLREVHTLLEAHFDLSP, encoded by the exons ATGCCGCTACTACTACTACCCAGAACACTCCTCTTCCTGCACCCAAAACTCAAAATCCCCAAAAGACCCATGGCCACAATGGGCACTACCACCGCCCAACCACCCAGGGCGCGCCTCCGAGGCGTCGTCTTCGACATGGACGGAACCCTAACGGTCCCCGTCATCGATTTCGCCGCAATGTACAGAGCCGTGCTCGGCGAAGATGAGTACGTCAGAATCAAGGCTGAGAACCCTTCCGGGATCGATATATTGCACCACATTGAGAATTGGAGCCCCGAGAAGCAGCGGAAGGCGTATGATATTATCGCCGAGTTTGAGCGCCAGGGGAGCGATCGCCTTCAGATCATGCCCG GTGCAGCAGAACTTTGTGGTTTTCTAGATTCTAAGAATATAAG GAGGGGATTAATCACACGTAATGTCAATGCTGCAGTAGATTTGTTTCGTGATCGGTTCAGT TTGTCATTTTCTCCAGCGTTGAGCAGGGAATTTCGACCTTACAAACCGGATCCATCTCCACTACTGCATATATGTTCAGCTTGGGAAGTTAAACCAAGTGAAGTAATGATGGTTGGAGACTCCCTCAAAGATGAT GTGGCTTGTGGGAAGCGAGCAGGAGCTGTTGCGTGCTTGCTCGATGAAAATGGAAGGTATGACTCTCCAGAATATGCCAATGTCGAATTCAAACCAGATTTCAAGGTGACTTCCCTAAGGGAAGTTCACACGCTATTGGAAGCACATTTTGACCTGTCACCCTGA